The Candidatus Omnitrophota bacterium genome segment ACCTTCAGCGCATCGCTCAACTTTATCATCCCCACGCTGATGTTGCTGAAAAAATGATCCACCGTCCCTATCTGCTTCTCGTCCATATGCTCCCCCTTTATTTACAAACGAATTTTAACGTAGTCTTCCAGGATTCCAGTTTCTTATTTTTTGATATCCCCGCATAAGCCTATTCCGGATTTTGACAATAGCGCATTCTTCATTCCGTATATTATGCCGAAACCTTTACCGGTTTCTTGCCCCACCTGAAAATCTTCCCAAACCATCTTTTACACTTGGTCTGCACCTTGTATCTTCTCCTGCACAATAGACTGGCTATTAACTTCATAAGACCTCTTTTTAGTTATTTGCAGCACTCATCCGTCTTCTTGCAAACCTTGCAGAACGTATCATGCACGCACTTTGCAGCCCTGAAAACGAACGAAAATATCACTATAAGAAGAACGATCTGCCCAAACAGTCCCCAGCTCATACGCACCTCCTGTTTATGTTTTTACTCTTTTTGTTTCAATGCAATGTGAACGGGATTAGGCTGTAACTTATACTGTGTCCCCGCGCATATATCAAATACCCAACCTAAGGGCCCCCAGCAAAGCGTGTTACCGGCCACGGCCTCGCTTATAACATGAGTCAATTTAACCGTCTGGCTTTCATATCCGTCTTTCGAAAATACAAGCGTATGGTCACGCCTTCTTTCGAGCCGCAGCTTCACAGGCGCAGTATGCGATTCTTTTTCATCAACCAAAACAGTCGCGCCCGACGGATCAGATGTTACCTGGATCTTTTGCGACGTACCGTTTACTATGGTAGCACATCCCGATATAGATGCAACGAGAAGCCCTATAATCATAAGCACATATATTCTATATACTTGACTTAATACAACCTTCATACAATCTTGACTCCCGCGCCTCTAAGGTCCTTAGTAAGAAAGTAACTTAACATTGTACGGATGACTACTATTGCGCCCAACATCCCTGGTGGTGGCACTGTTTTTTTACTTTCGGTTTCTTATCTATTATAAACTTCGCGTCTATGGCCTATATCTATTACGAGTACCGTTAGAATGCTATGTTCTATCGAATAGATTATGCGGTACATACCTACCCTGTATGACCATTTACCTTTTAATGTGAGTCTTAAAGACTTGCCTTGATGGGGATCTTGAGCAATAGAGCTTAAAGCAGCTCTTACCCGTAAAAATATATTTTTATTGGTGCCATAGAGGTAGGAATATTCTTTTTGCGCGTTCTTTGTAAGGACTATCTTATACAATGCCGAGTTCCTTTTCTATCTTGTCCAAACTCTTTACATCGCCTTTTCTAATCTCTTTTTCCGCCTGTTTGATGCTTTTCATCAATCTTGGATCAGATAAGATGCTCAAAGTTTCTATCAAGCTCTCGTAATCATCGATAGACATCATCATGGCAACCGGCTTGCCCCGCCTGGTTATGACAAATCTATCCATCTTTGAATCTACCTCATTTACCACTCTGGGCAGACTGGGCCTCAATTTTTTTAATGTTATACTCTTTGTCATTTTATTCACCTCCAAACCAAGTATACACTATAGTGTATACCTTGTCAACCCCTATGAAAAGTTTCTGTGTATTGCATGTCTCCTCATTAGGATGGCCCCGGTCTACTTATCTATTTATTTTTTTGCTTTTGCGCTATATTTTTCCGGATTTTTATTAAATTCCGCGGTACACGCAGGGCAGCAAAGACTATACGCCTCTTCCTTGTATTCTACAGTAGCGGGATTCTTCATATCTACTTTTTCACCAGTAACAGGGCAAACTGTATTATTAACTTTTACTACCGCAGCCTTGGCGTCGCCGGCCGATTTTTCCTCTACCCCGCATACTCCGCACATAGCAAAAGCGCTATTGCACACAAATATTACCGCTACCGCAATACCTATAATTCTCCTGACCATATCCACCTCCTGCATTTTATGGAGTGTCCCCAAATGGACCGTCCCCGACTTACCTCCACATCCCTTAGATTCCTTCTTATGTTTTGACAGCCACTCCTCATAATATTTGCACTTCGCCGTTTCATCCTGGATCTCCTGAAAACAATACGGGCACTTTTTCATAGCATCCTCCCTTTTTTGTTTTACAGATCTCTCCTTTTTACTGGGGCGTCCCCTTCTCGCCCGTCCCCGAATCTATTCTTGTGTGTCCAAGCGACACGTCCCCCATCTTCGTGTTAAATTACTTCATGAACTATCTTGCTACGAGCTATATCTCCTGGCGAGGTGGTCTCGGCGTCACCCACGCTTGGCACTATGTCTAATCCTCCACCCAAATAAAATGCTTTGTAGCAAAGTTCGCTGCAAAAGTAATCTTGATCTTCTTGCAGCGAATCGGAAGCTTTTTTATTGTGCGCAATCTTCAGTCCAAGTAATTTTAGTAAACGCATTTTTCGTAAAAATATTTTCCAGCCCAATATAGTAGCCGATCTGGTGTCATATTTTCTAGCGAGCATCATTATTAAAAATGAAACAACGCCGTTTATTTGGTAAGGGTGATCATCTTTAACTCTATATAGATCGTAAGGAGTTTTATAGTTTTCAACAGAAATAGCCCTAACTCCACCCTGAGGGATAGCTTCTATAATAAGCCCCAGGTTGGCTGAGGCCGCAACCGCCACATGTGAATAAGCACTATTAGTACCCCATTTTATAAGTTTTGAAGTAAGGTCGGTACCTTTACAAAGAAGAATGTCACCATCTTTTAACATGATTATTATTCCTTTGCGTAAATTTTTCCGATTGGCGAGGGATAAGCCTTGAGGGTTGTGAAAAAAGGCGGCGAGTGCTTACGGGATGGGGTTATCTGCCCCCGCTGTTTTGACTTTGTGATTTCGGAACAAAGCAAGCGAGGGCGTGAAAGATACCAAATCCGTTTACACTCCTATTGTGCACCCCGTACGAGCCAGCCTTTTGAACGCCCGAAAGGCTTGCCCGAGCCAATGCCCGGGAAAATTTAAAGAACATTTAGAGATTGCTTCGGCCCTTCGGGCCTCGCAATGACGAAATTGTCTTACACGCGCTCGTAAGGCTCAAAAAATTTCTTATATTCATCAAGCGCATACCTATCCGTCATCCCCGCTATATAATCGCACACAACCTGATGTTTATCTTCTTTTTTGAGTCTTGCAAGAGTCGACGGTGGAAGTTGTTCCGGTTTGTCGAAATAGACATTGTAGAGCGCCGATATGAACCGGCTCGCTTTATTGGACATGCGCACTACGCGGTAGTGCTGGTAGAGGTTCTTCTGCAGGAATTCGCGCATCGGCTTGCGCAGGTTCTCCATGCTCTTGGAGAATGACACTATGCGCGCAGGCAGTTTCAGGACATCGTGAATGTTGCGGATCTTGTAACGTTTTATATTGTTCTCGGTCTGCGTCAATATGTCGGTTATCTGCTCATTTATGAGGCCGCGGATTATCTGATATTTGCGTATCTCATCTTTAAGGCGCGGATAGAGCTTGCGGATCTGGCGCTCTTTTTGAGTCCAGATGCCAACGCTGCGCAAATCCTCTTCTTTTATGAGCCTGCTCGTTATGCCGTCATCGAGGTCGTGGTTATCATAGGCGATTTCGTCGGCGGCATCCACTACCTGTATTTCAAGCAGAGGTGAAGCCGTAGATTTGAACGGCACGATCGGCCTGGGCAGGTCGTACATGGTGGAATGCTTTATTATGCCCTCGCGCACCTCGTAGCTAAGATTTAATCCCGGAAATTCCGGATATCGCTCTTCCAGTAGATCTACGACCCTTAAGCCATGAGTGTTATGGTCGAATCCGCCGTGGTCCTTCATTATTTCGTGCAGGGCGTCCTCGCCTGAATGGCCGAATGGCGTGTGCCCCAGGTCATGGGCAAGCGATATCGCCTCGACCAAGTCTTCGTTAAGGCGCATGGCCCTGGCTATCGATTTCGCTATCTGGGCTACTTCCAGCGTGTGGGTAAGACGCGTCCTGTAATAATCGCCCTCATGATTTACAAAAACCTGGGTCTTGTACTCTAATCTTCTGAAGGCGGTTGAATATATGATCCTATCTCTATCGCGCTGGTAACATGAACGGTAGGGGTGTTCGGGCTCTTTGTAGATCCTGCCCATGGAGTTTTTGCTCTTCTGCGCGTATGGCGCGAGAAGATCTTCGACTTTTTCGAGGTCTTTTCGTTTAAACATAGGTTAATAGGTTTTCACCGCCGCGATGTTATAGTAGCATACTTAACGTCCGCCTCGGCGGTGTGATACAAACAACTTATACATAGCATCGAGCGAGTCCGGCACAACCTTTGTATCCGCTATTACGGGCATAAAATTCATATCGCCTTCCCACCGCGGCACTATATGTATATGCATGTGGTCGGCAAATCCTGCCCCGCCGGCCTTGCCCTCATTGAACCCTATATTGAAACCGTGCGGTTTTAATTTCTTTTTAAGTATCTTCTTGGTCTTTATGACCAACTCCATTATGTCGCACACTTCCGCTTCGGATAAGAGGTCGATGCTCCTGATATGCCTTTTAGGGAATACCATTACGTGGCCGTTATTATAAGGATAGATGTTGAGCATCGAGAATGAATACTCCGACTCGTCGAGAACATACTCTTTCGGTCCGCAGAATATGCATTTCTTATTCTTATGCGATATTATGTATTTTTTTCTCCAGGGCGCCCAAAGGTTACTTCGCTTCATTTTTTAACCTCACCTGCGCCTCTTCGAAGAATGGCTGGGCAAACTCTGTGGACCATGTCTTCTCCTCAAATGCCCTCTCCCCGACGGTCTTTAAGAACCTTTTGAACTCTTCGGCATAGCTGCCGTAAATATGGAAACTGTCGCTTATGTCGACATATCTGCCGACGGTTACATTTTTACCGGTATTTTTCGATATCCGGCCGGCTATATTCGCCTGAAGGTCCGTAAGGGCGAATATATTCATGAAGCTGGCTTTATAGGCATCGCGGGATCTCCAGTGTGTATTCATATTAAGCGAATAGGTATTATTGCCGCGGTCCACGAGCCTGCACCAGATCCTCTGCAGGCACGGAGGATCGTCTGTAATGGGATCCGTGCCGGGATTCCATGTTATTGCCTGCGCCCTCCTGGAATACGACGTTTCCGACAGTTTCTTTATTAAGTATTCCACCTGGTTTACCACCTTGCCTTCTATATCAAAACTGAACAGGCGCTGATGATACGTGTATGTCCATTTTCCTTCTTCAGGCTTTATCCAATGGTCGTGTATGCCGTCAACGACTTCCTGCCTGTAGACTTCCAGGTCCTCCAATCCGCCCGGAAACGCCCTGTGAATACGCGGCTCTTTCATCGGGTCATTGACGACCATTATCATAGTGCAGTCTTTACTCGCTGGGTCATCCGGCTTGTCATATTCTGTCTTTATATCCAGTCCGTCCTTCCAGGTAGCTATTACGGCCTTCTCCCACGCCTCGGGAAGCGTATCGCCTTCAACTCTTATTACGGGAATATCTTTGGTCATATATTATAACTCCACTATTTTACCTTCTATCTTTTTATCCGTGACCTCCAGGATACCGTAAGAATTCTTCGAAGCGAATATCTTATCCGTCGGGCTTCCGGGATTAAAAAATAGAACACCGTCTTTTTTTACGTTTACAGCGATGTGAGAATGTCCGAACACCAGACAGTCTACTTTGCCAAATTCTTTTCTGACACTCGCCATCAATTCTGACGGAGCGCCGTAACCATGTATAAGCCCTATCTTAGACTTGCCTATCGTGATGAGTTCTTTAGGATTAAGCTGCGCGCGGATCTCCTGCGAATCCATGTTGCCGCAGACGGCCTTCACCTCTTTTATGGAGCGCAGTTTATCCAAAAATTTCGCGTCTATAAAGTCTCCGGCATGGAATATCATGTCCACGTCTTCGGCCGCGTCATAAATAGCCTTCGGCAGGTCCTGCGCGGCTATTGGTATGTGCGTATCGGATAAGACGAGTATCTTCATCTAAACTATGACCTTGGTTTTGCCGTAAGAGTTCAGGATATTGTTGATTGTGGATATATCCCATATCGATATCTTTAGCTCTTTTGCCAGCAGCTTCGCGTTTTCATCGATACCGCATAAAGATATCACTATCTTGTTCGATATCTTGTATGTAAGAGGCTTTACGTTTTTGATATATTCAACGATATCGTTCTCGTTCACCACATGTGTATATGCCTGCACCAGCCAGGTATTGCCCCTGAAAGTGGCGGCCAGGCACCTGTTTTCATCGGATAACGCCCTTAC includes the following:
- a CDS encoding PEGA domain-containing protein gives rise to the protein MKVVLSQVYRIYVLMIIGLLVASISGCATIVNGTSQKIQVTSDPSGATVLVDEKESHTAPVKLRLERRRDHTLVFSKDGYESQTVKLTHVISEAVAGNTLCWGPLGWVFDICAGTQYKLQPNPVHIALKQKE
- a CDS encoding type II toxin-antitoxin system RelE/ParE family toxin, which produces MYKIVLTKNAQKEYSYLYGTNKNIFLRVRAALSSIAQDPHQGKSLRLTLKGKWSYRVGMYRIIYSIEHSILTVLVIDIGHRREVYNR
- a CDS encoding type II toxin-antitoxin system Phd/YefM family antitoxin; this encodes MTKSITLKKLRPSLPRVVNEVDSKMDRFVITRRGKPVAMMMSIDDYESLIETLSILSDPRLMKSIKQAEKEIRKGDVKSLDKIEKELGIV
- a CDS encoding TRASH domain-containing protein is translated as MKKCPYCFQEIQDETAKCKYYEEWLSKHKKESKGCGGKSGTVHLGTLHKMQEVDMVRRIIGIAVAVIFVCNSAFAMCGVCGVEEKSAGDAKAAVVKVNNTVCPVTGEKVDMKNPATVEYKEEAYSLCCPACTAEFNKNPEKYSAKAKK
- a CDS encoding deoxyguanosinetriphosphate triphosphohydrolase yields the protein MFKRKDLEKVEDLLAPYAQKSKNSMGRIYKEPEHPYRSCYQRDRDRIIYSTAFRRLEYKTQVFVNHEGDYYRTRLTHTLEVAQIAKSIARAMRLNEDLVEAISLAHDLGHTPFGHSGEDALHEIMKDHGGFDHNTHGLRVVDLLEERYPEFPGLNLSYEVREGIIKHSTMYDLPRPIVPFKSTASPLLEIQVVDAADEIAYDNHDLDDGITSRLIKEEDLRSVGIWTQKERQIRKLYPRLKDEIRKYQIIRGLINEQITDILTQTENNIKRYKIRNIHDVLKLPARIVSFSKSMENLRKPMREFLQKNLYQHYRVVRMSNKASRFISALYNVYFDKPEQLPPSTLARLKKEDKHQVVCDYIAGMTDRYALDEYKKFFEPYERV
- a CDS encoding HIT domain-containing protein, yielding MKRSNLWAPWRKKYIISHKNKKCIFCGPKEYVLDESEYSFSMLNIYPYNNGHVMVFPKRHIRSIDLLSEAEVCDIMELVIKTKKILKKKLKPHGFNIGFNEGKAGGAGFADHMHIHIVPRWEGDMNFMPVIADTKVVPDSLDAMYKLFVSHRRGGR
- a CDS encoding thymidylate synthase, which codes for MTKDIPVIRVEGDTLPEAWEKAVIATWKDGLDIKTEYDKPDDPASKDCTMIMVVNDPMKEPRIHRAFPGGLEDLEVYRQEVVDGIHDHWIKPEEGKWTYTYHQRLFSFDIEGKVVNQVEYLIKKLSETSYSRRAQAITWNPGTDPITDDPPCLQRIWCRLVDRGNNTYSLNMNTHWRSRDAYKASFMNIFALTDLQANIAGRISKNTGKNVTVGRYVDISDSFHIYGSYAEEFKRFLKTVGERAFEEKTWSTEFAQPFFEEAQVRLKNEAK
- a CDS encoding metallophosphoesterase family protein, whose product is MKILVLSDTHIPIAAQDLPKAIYDAAEDVDMIFHAGDFIDAKFLDKLRSIKEVKAVCGNMDSQEIRAQLNPKELITIGKSKIGLIHGYGAPSELMASVRKEFGKVDCLVFGHSHIAVNVKKDGVLFFNPGSPTDKIFASKNSYGILEVTDKKIEGKIVEL